The genomic interval ATAGCTACATGGTAACCTTCAGCTTTAGCTTTAATCAGAGTGCTTAGGTGTTTTTGCCCACGTGTTGTCACAGCATCGGGGAATTGGGCAAACCTCCCTTCCTTCAACGTTACGTTTTTCACCTCAAAGAACCATCTCTGATTTTCGGATTCACCGTAAATGTCGAAACGGCTATCGTCGTATTTGACTTCTCTTATTAAAGTTTTAAATGTAGGTAGCTCATCAATCCAATGGTTTTTCAGAATATCATAGGCAATCCTGTTGGGATTAGAGGTGTTTATTCCTACCCAGCCATTATTAATCCTAATCATTTCCCAGGTATAGGGTAACTTTCGGTTTGGATTAGAGCTTGGGCTTATGAATACCTCAGCGTTTTCTTCCAGGCAGCTTTTCATTGAGCCCGAATTGGTGCAATGTGCTGTAACTACATTCCCATTGTCGAGTAGAATATCGGCCAAGAATCGTTTATAGCGTTTAATAAACCTGCCGTGGATTAGGGGTTGGTCAAATTTCATATTATTTACAGATGTTGCGTTTAAACAGGTTTTCACCTTGAATGTTCAAAAAAGCGATTGTTGCTCAGGGTATGAGTAGGGTTCCAAAACTTCCGGAACATTCCTGTTAGCCTTAGGATTCGAAACAATAGGTGAAACTGTATACGCCTTTAAGTATTCCTGTTCTACGGGTTTAATTATATCAGAGTAAAGGGAGGTTTTTAAATCCTTATCCAACCATTTTTCTGCATTTTCGGGCTTTAGTATGGCTGGCATTCGTTTCTTGGTATTATGAATTTTTTCGAGTAATGGGTTTGCCGGTAAAGTGATAATGCTAAAGGTGTCAACCATTTCACCTGTTTCAGTATTAGTCCATGTGCTGTAAATTCCTGCTAAATGCATTATTTCATTATTATTTAAGCCAATAAACCAAGGTATTTTTTTTCCATGTATATGCTGCCATTCAAAAAAACCGGTAGCAGGTACTATGCATCTGTTGCTTTTTGTAGAGTATCGGAACGATGGTTTTTCAATAATGCTTTCGAATCGTGCATTCAGCGTTTTCCCTTTAATGGATTGAGCTTCAATAGGGGTTTTTACCCAGTTGGGTATTAGGCCCCAGTTCATTGGTGTAAAATATTCTGGATTATCCGATGCAACCACAGGAATAACAGGAAAATCAAAAGCTGATACAAAGTAGAAGGGTTCAAAGCGAAAATCCTCTCTGAACCGAGCATTCATGGCTTTCTCAAGTCTATGCTTTTCAACTTGTACGCTAAGCGTGAAACACATTAGGTGTTGGATGATTTAACATTTCTTTGTTTACAAGACTACCCTAATTAAAATCTTATTGCC from Tenuifilum sp. 4138str carries:
- the sfsA gene encoding DNA/RNA nuclease SfsA; the encoded protein is MKFDQPLIHGRFIKRYKRFLADILLDNGNVVTAHCTNSGSMKSCLEENAEVFISPSSNPNRKLPYTWEMIRINNGWVGINTSNPNRIAYDILKNHWIDELPTFKTLIREVKYDDSRFDIYGESENQRWFFEVKNVTLKEGRFAQFPDAVTTRGQKHLSTLIKAKAEGYHVAMIYIIQRTDVDIFAPAWSIDPAYAEELIKAFDAGVKLFAVQVNVTPESIEPLKLLPIDLIQK
- a CDS encoding SOS response-associated peptidase; its protein translation is MCFTLSVQVEKHRLEKAMNARFREDFRFEPFYFVSAFDFPVIPVVASDNPEYFTPMNWGLIPNWVKTPIEAQSIKGKTLNARFESIIEKPSFRYSTKSNRCIVPATGFFEWQHIHGKKIPWFIGLNNNEIMHLAGIYSTWTNTETGEMVDTFSIITLPANPLLEKIHNTKKRMPAILKPENAEKWLDKDLKTSLYSDIIKPVEQEYLKAYTVSPIVSNPKANRNVPEVLEPYSYPEQQSLF